Proteins co-encoded in one Homo sapiens chromosome 6 genomic scaffold, GRCh38.p14 alternate locus group ALT_REF_LOCI_3 HSCHR6_MHC_DBB_CTG1 genomic window:
- the RGL2 gene encoding ral guanine nucleotide dissociation stimulator-like 2 isoform X4, with translation MWLLPAPPPAEGAGIEGPSENPAGISAPVSVWDEEEDGAVFTVTSRQYRPLDPLVPMPPPRSSRRLRAGTLEALVRHLLDTRTSGTDVSFMSAFLATHRAFTSTPALLGLMADRLEALESHPTDELERTTEVAISVLSTWLASHPEDFGSEAKGQLDRLESFLLQTGYAAGKGVGGGSADLIRNLRSRVDPQAPDLPKPLALPGDPPADPTDVLVFLADHLAEQLTLLDAELFLNLIPSQCLGGLWGHRDRPGHSHLCPSVRATVTQFNKVAGAVVSSVLGATSTGEGPGEVTIRPLRPPQRARLLEKWIRVAEECRLLRNFSSVYAVVSALQSSPIHRLRAAWGEATRDSLRVFSSLCQIFSEEDNYSQSRELLVQEVKLQSPLEPHSKKAPRSGSRGGGVVPYLGTFLKDLVMLDAASKDELENGYINFDKRRKEFAVLSELRRLQNECRGYNLQPDHDIQRWLQGLRPLTEAQSHRVSCEVEPPGSSDPPAPRVLRPTLVISQWTEVLGSVGVPTPLVSCDRPSTGGDEAPTTPAPLLTRLAQHMKWPSVSSLDSALESSPSLHSPADPSHLSPPASSPRPSRGHRRSASCGSPLSGGAEEASGGTGYGGEGSGPGASDCRIIRVQMELGEDGSVYKSILVTSQDKAPSVISRVLKKNNRDSAVASEYELVQLLPGERELTIPASANVFYAMDGASHDFLLRQRRRSSTATPGVTSGPSASGTPPSEGGGGSFPRIKATGRKIARALF, from the exons ATGTGGCTGCTTCCTGCCCCGCCCCCTGCCGAGGGGGCGGGAATCGAGGGCCCTTCGGAAAACCCGGCCGGGATTTCG GCCCCTGTGTCCGTCtgggatgaggaggaggatggTGCCGTGTTTACCGTCACAAGCCGCCAATATCGACCTCTTGATCCCTTG GTCCCTATGCCTCCCCCACGTTCCTCCCGACGGCTCCGAGCTGGCACTCTGGAGGCCCTGGTCAGACACCTACTGGATACCCGGACATCAGGGACTGATGTGAGCTTCATGTCAGCCTTCCTGGCTACCCACCGGGCCTTCACCTCCACGCCTGCCTTGCTAGGGCTTATGGCTGACAG GCTGGAAGCCCTTGAATCTCATCCTACCGACGAACTAGAGAGGACAACAGA GGTAGCCATCTCTGTACTGTCAACCTGGCTGGCCTCTCACCCTGAGGATTTTGGCTCTGAGGCCAAGGGTCAGCTTGACCGGCTTGAGAGCTTCTTACTTCAGACAGGGTATGCAGCAGGGAAGGGTGTTGGGGGGGGCAGCGCTGACCTCATCCGCAATCTCCGGTCCCGGGTGGACCCCCAGGCCCCCGACCTTCCTAAGCCCCTGGCCCTCCCCGGCGATCCCCCTGCTGACCCCACGGATGTCCTGGTGTTCCTCGCTGACCACTTGGCCGAACAGCTGACCCTGCTAGATGCG GAACTTTTTCTCAATTTGATCCCCTCTCAGTGCCTGGGAGGCCTGTGGGGTCACAGAGACCGGCCAGGACATTCTCACCTCTGCCCATCTGTCCGAGCTACTGTCACACAGTTTAACAAGGTGGCAGGGGCAGTGGTTAGTTCTGTCCTGGGGGCTACTTCCACTGGAGAGGGACCTGGGGAGGTGACCATACGGCCACTCCGTCCCCCACAGAGGGCCCGGCTCCTGGAGAAGTGGATCCGCGTGGCAGAG GAGTGCCGGCTGCTCCGAAACTTCTCTTCAGTTTATGCCGTGGTGTCAGCCCTGCAGTCCAGCCCCATCCACAGGCTTCGGGCAGCCTGGGGGGAAGCAACCAg ggACAGCCTCAGAGTCTTTTCCAGCCTCTGCCAGATTTTCTCCGAGGAGGATAATTATTCCCAGAGTCGGGAGCTGCTCGTGCAG gaggTGAAGCTGCAGTCTCCTCTGGAGCCACACTCCAAGAAGGCCCCGAGGTCTGGCTCCCGGGGTGGG GGTGTGGTCCCATACCTTGGCACCTTCCTGAAGGACCTTGTGATGCTGGATGCAGCCTCCAAGGATGAGTTGGAG AATGGATACATCAATTTTGACAAGCGGAGGAAG GAGTTTGCAGTCCTTTCTGAGTTGCGACGGCTCCAGAATGAATGTCGTGGCTATAACCTCCAACCTGACCATGATATCCAGAGGTGGCTACAGGGGCTCCGGCCACTGACAGAGGCTCAGAG CCATCGTGTATCCTGTGAGGTGGAGCCACCTGGTTCCAGTGACCCTCCTGCCCCACGGGTGCTTCGGCCAACATTGGTCATCTCGCAGTGGACAGA GGTTTTGGGCTCTGTTGGGGTCCCTACCCCGCTTGTGTCCTGTGACCGGCCCAGTACTGGGGGAGATGAGGCGCCTACAACTCCTGCTCCTCTGCTGACTCGGCTGGCCCAG CACATGAAGTGGCCATCTGTCTCGTCACTAGACTCTGCCTTGGAAAGCAGTCCATCCCTGCACAGTCCAGCTGACCCCAGCCACCTCTCCCCACCAGCCTCCTCCCCTAGGCCTTCTCGAGGTCACCGCCGCTCAGCCTCCTGTGGCTCCCCGCTGAGTGGGGGTGCAGAAGAGGCCTCCGGGGGGACTGGATATGGGGGAGAGGGATCTGGGCCAGGGGCCTCTGATTGCCGTATCATCCGAGTCCAGATGGAGTTGGGGGAAGATGGCAGTGTCTATAAGAGCATTTTG GTGACAAGCCAGGACAAGGCTCCAAGTGTCATCAGTCGTGTCCTTAAGAAAAACAATCGTGACTCTGCAGTGGCTTCAGAGTATGAGCTGGTACAGCTGCTACCAGGGGAGCGAG AGCTGACTATCCCAGCCTCGGCTAATGTATTCTACGCCATGGATGGAGCTTCACACGATTTCCTCCTGCGGCAGCGGCGAAGGTCCTCTACTGCTACACCTGGCGTCACCAGTGGCCCGTCTGCCTCAGGAACTCCTCCgagtgagggaggagggggctcCTTTCCCAGGATCAAGGCCACAGGGAGGAAGATTGCACGGGCACTGTTCTGA
- the RGL2 gene encoding ral guanine nucleotide dissociation stimulator-like 2 isoform X2 yields the protein MPPPRSSRRLRAGTLEALVRHLLDTRTSGTDVSFMSAFLATHRAFTSTPALLGLMADRLEALESHPTDELERTTEVAISVLSTWLASHPEDFGSEAKGQLDRLESFLLQTGYAAGKGVGGGSADLIRNLRSRVDPQAPDLPKPLALPGDPPADPTDVLVFLADHLAEQLTLLDAELFLNLIPSQCLGGLWGHRDRPGHSHLCPSVRATVTQFNKVAGAVVSSVLGATSTGEGPGEVTIRPLRPPQRARLLEKWIRVAEECRLLRNFSSVYAVVSALQSSPIHRLRAAWGEATRDSLRVFSSLCQIFSEEDNYSQSRELLVQEVKLQSPLEPHSKKAPRSGSRGGNGYINFDKRRKEFAVLSELRRLQNECRGYNLQPDHDIQRWLQGLRPLTEAQSHRVSCEVEPPGSSDPPAPRVLRPTLVISQWTEVLGSVGVPTPLVSCDRPSTGGDEAPTTPAPLLTRLAQHMKWPSVSSLDSALESSPSLHSPADPSHLSPPASSPRPSRGHRRSASCGSPLSGGAEEASGGTGYGGEGSGPGASDCRIIRVQMELGEDGSVYKSILVTSQDKAPSVISRVLKKNNRDSAVASEYELVQLLPGERELTIPASANVFYAMDGASHDFLLRQRRRSSTATPGVTSGPSASGTPPSEGGGGSFPRIKATGRKIARALF from the exons ATGCCTCCCCCACGTTCCTCCCGACGGCTCCGAGCTGGCACTCTGGAGGCCCTGGTCAGACACCTACTGGATACCCGGACATCAGGGACTGATGTGAGCTTCATGTCAGCCTTCCTGGCTACCCACCGGGCCTTCACCTCCACGCCTGCCTTGCTAGGGCTTATGGCTGACAG GCTGGAAGCCCTTGAATCTCATCCTACCGACGAACTAGAGAGGACAACAGA GGTAGCCATCTCTGTACTGTCAACCTGGCTGGCCTCTCACCCTGAGGATTTTGGCTCTGAGGCCAAGGGTCAGCTTGACCGGCTTGAGAGCTTCTTACTTCAGACAGGGTATGCAGCAGGGAAGGGTGTTGGGGGGGGCAGCGCTGACCTCATCCGCAATCTCCGGTCCCGGGTGGACCCCCAGGCCCCCGACCTTCCTAAGCCCCTGGCCCTCCCCGGCGATCCCCCTGCTGACCCCACGGATGTCCTGGTGTTCCTCGCTGACCACTTGGCCGAACAGCTGACCCTGCTAGATGCG GAACTTTTTCTCAATTTGATCCCCTCTCAGTGCCTGGGAGGCCTGTGGGGTCACAGAGACCGGCCAGGACATTCTCACCTCTGCCCATCTGTCCGAGCTACTGTCACACAGTTTAACAAGGTGGCAGGGGCAGTGGTTAGTTCTGTCCTGGGGGCTACTTCCACTGGAGAGGGACCTGGGGAGGTGACCATACGGCCACTCCGTCCCCCACAGAGGGCCCGGCTCCTGGAGAAGTGGATCCGCGTGGCAGAG GAGTGCCGGCTGCTCCGAAACTTCTCTTCAGTTTATGCCGTGGTGTCAGCCCTGCAGTCCAGCCCCATCCACAGGCTTCGGGCAGCCTGGGGGGAAGCAACCAg ggACAGCCTCAGAGTCTTTTCCAGCCTCTGCCAGATTTTCTCCGAGGAGGATAATTATTCCCAGAGTCGGGAGCTGCTCGTGCAG gaggTGAAGCTGCAGTCTCCTCTGGAGCCACACTCCAAGAAGGCCCCGAGGTCTGGCTCCCGGGGTGGG AATGGATACATCAATTTTGACAAGCGGAGGAAG GAGTTTGCAGTCCTTTCTGAGTTGCGACGGCTCCAGAATGAATGTCGTGGCTATAACCTCCAACCTGACCATGATATCCAGAGGTGGCTACAGGGGCTCCGGCCACTGACAGAGGCTCAGAG CCATCGTGTATCCTGTGAGGTGGAGCCACCTGGTTCCAGTGACCCTCCTGCCCCACGGGTGCTTCGGCCAACATTGGTCATCTCGCAGTGGACAGA GGTTTTGGGCTCTGTTGGGGTCCCTACCCCGCTTGTGTCCTGTGACCGGCCCAGTACTGGGGGAGATGAGGCGCCTACAACTCCTGCTCCTCTGCTGACTCGGCTGGCCCAG CACATGAAGTGGCCATCTGTCTCGTCACTAGACTCTGCCTTGGAAAGCAGTCCATCCCTGCACAGTCCAGCTGACCCCAGCCACCTCTCCCCACCAGCCTCCTCCCCTAGGCCTTCTCGAGGTCACCGCCGCTCAGCCTCCTGTGGCTCCCCGCTGAGTGGGGGTGCAGAAGAGGCCTCCGGGGGGACTGGATATGGGGGAGAGGGATCTGGGCCAGGGGCCTCTGATTGCCGTATCATCCGAGTCCAGATGGAGTTGGGGGAAGATGGCAGTGTCTATAAGAGCATTTTG GTGACAAGCCAGGACAAGGCTCCAAGTGTCATCAGTCGTGTCCTTAAGAAAAACAATCGTGACTCTGCAGTGGCTTCAGAGTATGAGCTGGTACAGCTGCTACCAGGGGAGCGAG AGCTGACTATCCCAGCCTCGGCTAATGTATTCTACGCCATGGATGGAGCTTCACACGATTTCCTCCTGCGGCAGCGGCGAAGGTCCTCTACTGCTACACCTGGCGTCACCAGTGGCCCGTCTGCCTCAGGAACTCCTCCgagtgagggaggagggggctcCTTTCCCAGGATCAAGGCCACAGGGAGGAAGATTGCACGGGCACTGTTCTGA
- the RGL2 gene encoding ral guanine nucleotide dissociation stimulator-like 2 isoform X3 — MLPRPLRLLLDTSPPGGVVLSSFRSRDPEEGGGPGGLVVGGGQEEEEEEEEEAPVSVWDEEEDGAVFTVTSRQYRPLDPLVPMPPPRSSRRLRAGTLEALVRHLLDTRTSGTDVSFMSAFLATHRAFTSTPALLGLMADRLEALESHPTDELERTTEVAISVLSTWLASHPEDFGSEAKGQLDRLESFLLQTGYAAGKGVGGGSADLIRNLRSRVDPQAPDLPKPLALPGDPPADPTDVLVFLADHLAEQLTLLDAELFLNLIPSQCLGGLWGHRDRPGHSHLCPSVRATVTQFNKVAGAVVSSVLGATSTGEGPGEVTIRPLRPPQRARLLEKWIRVAEECRLLRNFSSVYAVVSALQSSPIHRLRAAWGEATRDSLRVFSSLCQIFSEEDNYSQSRELLVQEVKLQSPLEPHSKKAPRSGSRGGNGYINFDKRRKEFAVLSELRRLQNECRGYNLQPDHDIQRWLQGLRPLTEAQSHRVSCEVEPPGSSDPPAPRVLRPTLVISQWTEVLGSVGVPTPLVSCDRPSTGGDEAPTTPAPLLTRLAQHMKWPSVSSLDSALESSPSLHSPADPSHLSPPASSPRPSRGHRRSASCGSPLSGGAEEASGGTGYGGEGSGPGASDCRIIRVQMELGEDGSVYKSILVTSQDKAPSVISRVLKKNNRDSAVASEYELVQLLPGERELTIPASANVFYAMDGASHDFLLRQRRRSSTATPGVTSGPSASGTPPSEGGGGSFPRIKATGRKIARALF; from the exons ATGCTCCCGCGGCCCCTGCGGCTGCTTTTGGACACGAGCCCCCCCGGGGGAGTCGTACTGAGCAGCTTCCGAAGCCGGGACCCCGAAGAGGGTGGGGGCCCAGGTGGCCTGGTCGTGGGCggggggcaggaggaagaggaggaggaagaagaagag GCCCCTGTGTCCGTCtgggatgaggaggaggatggTGCCGTGTTTACCGTCACAAGCCGCCAATATCGACCTCTTGATCCCTTG GTCCCTATGCCTCCCCCACGTTCCTCCCGACGGCTCCGAGCTGGCACTCTGGAGGCCCTGGTCAGACACCTACTGGATACCCGGACATCAGGGACTGATGTGAGCTTCATGTCAGCCTTCCTGGCTACCCACCGGGCCTTCACCTCCACGCCTGCCTTGCTAGGGCTTATGGCTGACAG GCTGGAAGCCCTTGAATCTCATCCTACCGACGAACTAGAGAGGACAACAGA GGTAGCCATCTCTGTACTGTCAACCTGGCTGGCCTCTCACCCTGAGGATTTTGGCTCTGAGGCCAAGGGTCAGCTTGACCGGCTTGAGAGCTTCTTACTTCAGACAGGGTATGCAGCAGGGAAGGGTGTTGGGGGGGGCAGCGCTGACCTCATCCGCAATCTCCGGTCCCGGGTGGACCCCCAGGCCCCCGACCTTCCTAAGCCCCTGGCCCTCCCCGGCGATCCCCCTGCTGACCCCACGGATGTCCTGGTGTTCCTCGCTGACCACTTGGCCGAACAGCTGACCCTGCTAGATGCG GAACTTTTTCTCAATTTGATCCCCTCTCAGTGCCTGGGAGGCCTGTGGGGTCACAGAGACCGGCCAGGACATTCTCACCTCTGCCCATCTGTCCGAGCTACTGTCACACAGTTTAACAAGGTGGCAGGGGCAGTGGTTAGTTCTGTCCTGGGGGCTACTTCCACTGGAGAGGGACCTGGGGAGGTGACCATACGGCCACTCCGTCCCCCACAGAGGGCCCGGCTCCTGGAGAAGTGGATCCGCGTGGCAGAG GAGTGCCGGCTGCTCCGAAACTTCTCTTCAGTTTATGCCGTGGTGTCAGCCCTGCAGTCCAGCCCCATCCACAGGCTTCGGGCAGCCTGGGGGGAAGCAACCAg ggACAGCCTCAGAGTCTTTTCCAGCCTCTGCCAGATTTTCTCCGAGGAGGATAATTATTCCCAGAGTCGGGAGCTGCTCGTGCAG gaggTGAAGCTGCAGTCTCCTCTGGAGCCACACTCCAAGAAGGCCCCGAGGTCTGGCTCCCGGGGTGGG AATGGATACATCAATTTTGACAAGCGGAGGAAG GAGTTTGCAGTCCTTTCTGAGTTGCGACGGCTCCAGAATGAATGTCGTGGCTATAACCTCCAACCTGACCATGATATCCAGAGGTGGCTACAGGGGCTCCGGCCACTGACAGAGGCTCAGAG CCATCGTGTATCCTGTGAGGTGGAGCCACCTGGTTCCAGTGACCCTCCTGCCCCACGGGTGCTTCGGCCAACATTGGTCATCTCGCAGTGGACAGA GGTTTTGGGCTCTGTTGGGGTCCCTACCCCGCTTGTGTCCTGTGACCGGCCCAGTACTGGGGGAGATGAGGCGCCTACAACTCCTGCTCCTCTGCTGACTCGGCTGGCCCAG CACATGAAGTGGCCATCTGTCTCGTCACTAGACTCTGCCTTGGAAAGCAGTCCATCCCTGCACAGTCCAGCTGACCCCAGCCACCTCTCCCCACCAGCCTCCTCCCCTAGGCCTTCTCGAGGTCACCGCCGCTCAGCCTCCTGTGGCTCCCCGCTGAGTGGGGGTGCAGAAGAGGCCTCCGGGGGGACTGGATATGGGGGAGAGGGATCTGGGCCAGGGGCCTCTGATTGCCGTATCATCCGAGTCCAGATGGAGTTGGGGGAAGATGGCAGTGTCTATAAGAGCATTTTG GTGACAAGCCAGGACAAGGCTCCAAGTGTCATCAGTCGTGTCCTTAAGAAAAACAATCGTGACTCTGCAGTGGCTTCAGAGTATGAGCTGGTACAGCTGCTACCAGGGGAGCGAG AGCTGACTATCCCAGCCTCGGCTAATGTATTCTACGCCATGGATGGAGCTTCACACGATTTCCTCCTGCGGCAGCGGCGAAGGTCCTCTACTGCTACACCTGGCGTCACCAGTGGCCCGTCTGCCTCAGGAACTCCTCCgagtgagggaggagggggctcCTTTCCCAGGATCAAGGCCACAGGGAGGAAGATTGCACGGGCACTGTTCTGA
- the RGL2 gene encoding ral guanine nucleotide dissociation stimulator-like 2 isoform X11, translated as MLPRPLRLLLDTSPPGGVVLSSFRSRDPEEGGGPGGLVVGGGQEEEEEEEEEAPVSVWDEEEDGAVFTVTSRQYRPLDPLVPMPPPRSSRRLRAGTLEALVRHLLDTRTSGTDVSFMSAFLATHRAFTSTPALLGLMADRLEALESHPTDELERTTEVAISVLSTWLASHPEDFGSEAKGQLDRLESFLLQTGYAAGKGVGGGSADLIRNLRSRVDPQAPDLPKPLALPGDPPADPTDVLVFLADHLAEQLTLLDAELFLNLIPSQCLGGLWGHRDRPGHSHLCPSVRATVTQFNKVAGAVVSSVLGATSTGEGPGEVTIRPLRPPQRARLLEKWIRVAEECRLLRNFSSVYAVVSALQSSPIHRLRAAWGEATRDSLRVFSSLCQIFSEEDNYSQSRELLVQEVKLQSPLEPHSKKAPRSGSRGGGVVPYLGTFLKDLVMLDAASKDELENGYINFDKRRKEFAVLSELRRLQNECRGYNLQPDHDIQRWLQGLRPLTEAQSHRVSCEVEPPGSSDPPAPRVLRPTLVISQWTEVLGSVGVPTPLVSCDRPSTGGDEAPTTPAPLLTRLAQHMKWPSVSSLDSALESSPSLHSPADPSHLSPPASSPRPSRGHRRSASCGSPLSGGAEEASGGTGYGGEGSGPGASDCRIIRVQMELGEDGSVYKSILVTSQDKAPSVISRVLKKNNRDSAVASEYELVQLLPGERELTIPASANVFYAMDGASHDFLLRQRRRSSTATPGVTSGPSASGTPPSEGGGGSFPRIKATGRKIARALF; from the exons ATGCTCCCGCGGCCCCTGCGGCTGCTTTTGGACACGAGCCCCCCCGGGGGAGTCGTACTGAGCAGCTTCCGAAGCCGGGACCCCGAAGAGGGTGGGGGCCCAGGTGGCCTGGTCGTGGGCggggggcaggaggaagaggaggaggaagaagaagag GCCCCTGTGTCCGTCtgggatgaggaggaggatggTGCCGTGTTTACCGTCACAAGCCGCCAATATCGACCTCTTGATCCCTTG GTCCCTATGCCTCCCCCACGTTCCTCCCGACGGCTCCGAGCTGGCACTCTGGAGGCCCTGGTCAGACACCTACTGGATACCCGGACATCAGGGACTGATGTGAGCTTCATGTCAGCCTTCCTGGCTACCCACCGGGCCTTCACCTCCACGCCTGCCTTGCTAGGGCTTATGGCTGACAG GCTGGAAGCCCTTGAATCTCATCCTACCGACGAACTAGAGAGGACAACAGA GGTAGCCATCTCTGTACTGTCAACCTGGCTGGCCTCTCACCCTGAGGATTTTGGCTCTGAGGCCAAGGGTCAGCTTGACCGGCTTGAGAGCTTCTTACTTCAGACAGGGTATGCAGCAGGGAAGGGTGTTGGGGGGGGCAGCGCTGACCTCATCCGCAATCTCCGGTCCCGGGTGGACCCCCAGGCCCCCGACCTTCCTAAGCCCCTGGCCCTCCCCGGCGATCCCCCTGCTGACCCCACGGATGTCCTGGTGTTCCTCGCTGACCACTTGGCCGAACAGCTGACCCTGCTAGATGCG GAACTTTTTCTCAATTTGATCCCCTCTCAGTGCCTGGGAGGCCTGTGGGGTCACAGAGACCGGCCAGGACATTCTCACCTCTGCCCATCTGTCCGAGCTACTGTCACACAGTTTAACAAGGTGGCAGGGGCAGTGGTTAGTTCTGTCCTGGGGGCTACTTCCACTGGAGAGGGACCTGGGGAGGTGACCATACGGCCACTCCGTCCCCCACAGAGGGCCCGGCTCCTGGAGAAGTGGATCCGCGTGGCAGAG GAGTGCCGGCTGCTCCGAAACTTCTCTTCAGTTTATGCCGTGGTGTCAGCCCTGCAGTCCAGCCCCATCCACAGGCTTCGGGCAGCCTGGGGGGAAGCAACCAg ggACAGCCTCAGAGTCTTTTCCAGCCTCTGCCAGATTTTCTCCGAGGAGGATAATTATTCCCAGAGTCGGGAGCTGCTCGTGCAG gaggTGAAGCTGCAGTCTCCTCTGGAGCCACACTCCAAGAAGGCCCCGAGGTCTGGCTCCCGGGGTGGG GGTGTGGTCCCATACCTTGGCACCTTCCTGAAGGACCTTGTGATGCTGGATGCAGCCTCCAAGGATGAGTTGGAG AATGGATACATCAATTTTGACAAGCGGAGGAAG GAGTTTGCAGTCCTTTCTGAGTTGCGACGGCTCCAGAATGAATGTCGTGGCTATAACCTCCAACCTGACCATGATATCCAGAGGTGGCTACAGGGGCTCCGGCCACTGACAGAGGCTCAGAG CCATCGTGTATCCTGTGAGGTGGAGCCACCTGGTTCCAGTGACCCTCCTGCCCCACGGGTGCTTCGGCCAACATTGGTCATCTCGCAGTGGACAGA GGTTTTGGGCTCTGTTGGGGTCCCTACCCCGCTTGTGTCCTGTGACCGGCCCAGTACTGGGGGAGATGAGGCGCCTACAACTCCTGCTCCTCTGCTGACTCGGCTGGCCCAG CACATGAAGTGGCCATCTGTCTCGTCACTAGACTCTGCCTTGGAAAGCAGTCCATCCCTGCACAGTCCAGCTGACCCCAGCCACCTCTCCCCACCAGCCTCCTCCCCTAGGCCTTCTCGAGGTCACCGCCGCTCAGCCTCCTGTGGCTCCCCGCTGAGTGGGGGTGCAGAAGAGGCCTCCGGGGGGACTGGATATGGGGGAGAGGGATCTGGGCCAGGGGCCTCTGATTGCCGTATCATCCGAGTCCAGATGGAGTTGGGGGAAGATGGCAGTGTCTATAAGAGCATTTTG GTGACAAGCCAGGACAAGGCTCCAAGTGTCATCAGTCGTGTCCTTAAGAAAAACAATCGTGACTCTGCAGTGGCTTCAGAGTATGAGCTGGTACAGCTGCTACCAGGGGAGCGAG AGCTGACTATCCCAGCCTCGGCTAATGTATTCTACGCCATGGATGGAGCTTCACACGATTTCCTCCTGCGGCAGCGGCGAAGGTCCTCTACTGCTACACCTGGCGTCACCAGTGGCCCGTCTGCCTCAGGAACTCCTCCgagtgagggaggagggggctcCTTTCCCAGGATCAAGGCCACAGGGAGGAAGATTGCACGGGCACTGTTCTGA